Proteins encoded within one genomic window of Fusarium musae strain F31 chromosome 4, whole genome shotgun sequence:
- a CDS encoding hypothetical protein (CAZy:PL3~EggNog:ENOG41): protein MLILEDDATLRSVLLGPVKLRAFTQNSGTSTICGEGAFHAADKVVQFSGGGTVEISDFYVEDYGKLVRSCGNCQDNGGVLGGTNTNYGDTCTMSNACEDSGKNCDLFKGDSGGSEPS, encoded by the exons ATGCTCATTCTCGAAGATGATGCTACTCTCCGCAGTGTCTTATTGGGCCCGGTCAAGCTGAGGGCGTTCACT CAAAACTCCGGCACCTCTACCATCTGTGGAGAAGGTGCTTTTCACGCCGCCGATAAGGTTGTTCAGTTTAGCGGTGGTGGCACTGTCGAGATCTCTGACTTTTATGTCGAAGACTATGGCAAACTTGTGCGATCTTGCGGTAACTGCCAGGATAACGGCGGTGTTCTCGGCGGTA CCAATACTAATTATGGCGACACCTGCACCATGTCCAACGCTTGCGAGGACTCAGGCAAGAACTGCGACCTTTTCAAGGGTGACTCTGGCGGCAGTGAACCCTCTTAG